Proteins encoded by one window of Leopardus geoffroyi isolate Oge1 chromosome X, O.geoffroyi_Oge1_pat1.0, whole genome shotgun sequence:
- the WAS gene encoding wiskott-Aldrich syndrome protein, whose protein sequence is MSGGPVGGRSGGRGGPGVQQNVPSTLLQDHENQRLFEMLGRKCWTLATAVVQLYLALPPGAEHWTKEHCGAVCFVKDNPQKSYFIRLYGLQAGQLLWEQELYSQLVYSTPTPYFHTFAGDDCQAGLNFADEGEAQAFRALVQEKIQKRNQRQSGDRRQLPPPPAPANEERRGLPPLPPHPGGDQGGPAAGPLSLGLVTVDIQNPDITSSRYRGLPAPGPGPADKKRSGKKKISKADIGAPSGFKHVSHVGWDPQNGFDVNNLDPDLRSLFSRAGISEAQLTDAETSKLIYDFIEDQGGLEAVRQEMRRQEPLPPPLPPSRGGNQPPRPPTIGSNKGRSGPLPPVPLGGAPPPPTPRGPPPPGRGGPPPPPPPATGRSGPPPPPPSGPGGTPVPPPPPPPPPPPSSDEGPVPPPPPALGPVGGLAPSGGRGALLDQIRQGIQLNKTPGAPESSALQPPPPRSEGLVGALMHVMQKRSRAIHSSDEGEDQAGDEDEDDEWDD, encoded by the exons ATGAGTGGGGGCCCTGTGGGAGGCAGGTCTGGGGGTCGCGGAGGACCAGGGGTTCAGCAGAACGTACCCTCCACGCTCCTCCAGGACCACGAGAACCAGCGACTCTTCGAGATGCTGGGTCGGAAATGCTGG ACACTGGCCACCGCCGTTGTTCAGCTCTACCTGGCACTGCCTCCCGGAGCGGAGCACTGGACCAAGGAGCATTGTGGGGCTGTGTGCTTCGTGAAGGATAACCCCCAGAAGTCCTACTTCATCCGTCTTTACGGCCTTCAG GCTGGCCAGCTGCTCTGGGAACAGGAACTGTACTCACAGTTGGTCtactccactcccaccccctacTTCCACACTTTTGCTGGAGAT GACTGCCAAGCAGGGCTGAACTTTGCAGACGAGGGCGAGGCCCAGGCCTTCCGGGCCCTGGTGCAGGAGAAGATACAAAAAAGGAATCAGAGGCAAAGTGGAG ATAGACGCCAGCTacccccaccaccagcaccaGCCAATGAAG AGAGAAGAGggctcccacccctgcctccgcACCCAGGTGGAGACCAAGGGG GCCCAGCAGCTGGCCCCCTGTCCCTGGGACTAGTAACAGTGGACATCCAAAACCCGGACATCACAAGTTCACGATACCGTGGGCTCCCAGCACCTGGGCCTGGCCCAGCTGATAAGAAACGCTCAGGGAAGAAAAAGATCAGCAAAGCTGATATTGGTGCACCCAGTGGATTCAA ACATGTCAGCCACGTGGGGTGGGACCCCCAGAATGGATTTGAC GTAAACAACCTGGACCCGGATCTGCGGAGTCTGTTCTCCAGGGCAGGAATCAGTGAGGCCCAGCTCACAGATGCCGAGACCTCCAAGCTTATCTACGATTTCATTGAGGACCAGGGTGGGCTGGAGGCTGTGCGTCAGGAGATGAGGCGCCAGG AGCCGCTTCCACCGCCCCTACCGCCATCCCGAGGAGGAAACCAGCCCCCCCGGCCCCCTACTATTGGGAGCAACAAGGGTCGTTCTGGTCCACTGCCCCCTGTACCTTTGGGAGGTGCTCCACCCCCGCCAACTCCccggggacccccacccccaggccgaGGGggccctccaccaccaccccctccagccACTGGACGTTCTGGACCACCGCCCCCTCCGCCCTCTGGACCTGGAGGGACTCCTgtgcctccaccaccaccaccaccaccaccaccacccagctCTGATGAGGGGCcagtccctccccctcctcctgctctgggGCCTGTGGGGGGCCTGGCCCCCAGTGGAGGTCGAGGGGCACTTTTGGATCAAATCCGGCAGGGAATTCAGCTGAACAAG ACCCCTGGGGCCCCAGAGAGCTCAGCGCTGCAGCCTCCACCTCCAAGATCTGAAGGGTTGGTGGGAGCCCTGATGCACGTGATGCAGAAGAGAAGCAGAGCCATCCACTCCTCAG atGAAGGGGAGGACCAGGCCGGTGATGAGGATGAGGACGATGAGTGGGACGACTGA